One window of Akkermansia biwaensis genomic DNA carries:
- a CDS encoding glycosyltransferase family 2 protein translates to MIDLSAIILTRNEQVHIRRCLENILPLVREVFVIDCFSTDETVRICSSYDRVHVIHHEWPGTQAAQLNWALDHLQIRTEWILRLDADEYLPPDTKIHLERMLPSMEEDVSALSLDLSRYFLGRPIRHGTPPVRLVRIFRKGKARCEVRAMDEHMVVLKGRVWDLNANFVDDNLNNLSWWTQKHVGYAIREAAQLLDQEYGLSSPKEQCGSLSGQTLKKRAMKRTYARLPLFWRGFAYFCYRYILRFGFLDGKEGFLWHFLQCWWYRTLVDAKVMEIKKACGEDPGKMKTFLKTEYDLVLD, encoded by the coding sequence ATGATTGATCTCTCCGCCATCATCCTGACCAGGAACGAACAGGTGCATATCCGCCGCTGTTTGGAAAACATCCTTCCGCTCGTACGGGAGGTTTTCGTCATCGACTGTTTTTCCACGGATGAAACCGTCCGCATCTGTTCCTCCTATGACCGCGTGCATGTCATCCACCATGAATGGCCCGGCACACAGGCTGCGCAACTGAACTGGGCTCTTGATCATTTGCAGATCCGGACGGAATGGATTCTGAGGCTGGACGCGGACGAATACCTCCCGCCGGACACCAAAATCCATTTGGAGCGCATGCTTCCCTCCATGGAGGAGGATGTCTCCGCACTCTCTCTGGACCTTTCCCGTTATTTCCTGGGCCGTCCCATCCGGCACGGCACGCCGCCCGTCCGCCTGGTCCGCATTTTCCGGAAAGGAAAAGCCAGGTGCGAGGTGCGCGCCATGGACGAGCACATGGTGGTTCTGAAAGGCCGCGTATGGGACCTGAACGCCAACTTCGTGGATGACAACCTGAACAACCTGAGCTGGTGGACCCAGAAGCACGTCGGCTACGCCATCCGGGAAGCCGCACAATTGCTGGATCAGGAATACGGCCTGAGTTCGCCCAAAGAGCAATGCGGTTCCCTGAGCGGGCAAACGCTGAAAAAACGGGCCATGAAACGCACGTACGCCCGGCTTCCCCTTTTCTGGCGCGGATTCGCCTACTTCTGCTACCGCTACATCCTGCGCTTCGGCTTTCTTGACGGAAAGGAAGGATTTCTGTGGCATTTCCTGCAATGCTGGTGGTACCGGACCCTGGTGGACGCCAAGGTCATGGAAATCAAAAAAGCCTGCGGGGAAGACCCCGGAAAAATGAAAACATTCCTGAAAACGGAATACGATCTGGTTCTCGACTGA
- a CDS encoding glycosyltransferase family 2 protein: MSIPTVSIIIPVHNVAPYLETCLDSLLSQTFQDWEAVCIDDGSSDESPAMLDRYAARDARFKVVHQKNGGVSNARNTGLKLARGTYIQMLDPDDWAEPDMTERLLRMIESTHAELGVCGCFYHHTATGETGRRMPDKFSAGPDSVSVHGLDSRVTGNITFCVWDKIFRRSIIEQFQLAFQPGLKIGEDMKFIMEYLSCCHNIAFLARPLYHYRSGAGVTGKTRPVWERLSFQELLESLDVLDSLAGSTPGKLKGRRSRDFHAGLLQAVLMHRAYMKELLEGMPGQQLRRLLRRSHFPLPRLLLKSSFRPSMKSLLEFYIKNPLRTFLRQKRR, from the coding sequence ATGTCAATCCCAACCGTCAGCATCATCATTCCCGTCCATAACGTTGCGCCGTATCTGGAGACCTGCCTGGATTCTCTGCTGTCCCAGACATTCCAGGACTGGGAAGCCGTCTGCATTGACGACGGCTCTTCCGACGAAAGCCCGGCCATGCTGGACAGATACGCAGCCCGGGACGCTAGATTCAAGGTCGTCCACCAGAAAAACGGAGGCGTCTCCAACGCCAGGAATACGGGATTGAAGCTGGCCCGCGGAACCTATATTCAAATGCTGGATCCGGATGACTGGGCGGAACCGGACATGACGGAACGCCTGCTCCGGATGATAGAGTCCACTCATGCAGAACTGGGAGTCTGCGGCTGTTTTTATCACCACACCGCCACGGGGGAAACGGGACGGCGCATGCCGGACAAATTTTCCGCCGGGCCGGACAGCGTCAGCGTACACGGGCTTGACAGCCGCGTCACCGGAAATATTACGTTCTGTGTCTGGGACAAGATATTCAGGAGAAGCATCATTGAACAATTCCAACTGGCCTTCCAGCCAGGCCTCAAGATAGGGGAAGACATGAAATTCATCATGGAATATCTGTCGTGCTGCCATAACATCGCCTTCCTCGCCCGCCCCCTCTATCATTACAGGTCGGGCGCCGGGGTTACGGGCAAAACGCGGCCCGTGTGGGAAAGGCTTTCTTTTCAGGAATTGCTGGAATCCCTGGATGTCCTTGACAGCCTGGCAGGCTCCACCCCCGGAAAACTGAAAGGACGCCGGAGCCGCGATTTTCACGCAGGCCTCCTTCAAGCCGTGCTTATGCACCGCGCCTACATGAAGGAACTGCTGGAAGGCATGCCCGGCCAGCAATTGCGGAGGCTCCTGCGCCGGTCACACTTTCCCCTGCCGCGCCTTCTGCTCAAGTCATCTTTCCGGCCCAGCATGAAAAGCCTCTTGGAATTTTACATTAAGAACCCTTTGAGAACATTCCTGCGTCAAAAACGCCGCTGA
- a CDS encoding transferase has protein sequence MNTQQVDLSKYQNKLGLKNKMQRLLWRCACLFFFRPFFPGILMPWRRLVLRFFGAKMGKGAVVHASVRIWAPWNLEMGEFSCLAGDVDCYNVDKVVVGSHTTVSQKSYICTASHDVTHPRHPLVTAPVFIEDQAWIAADAFVGMGVRIGQGAVVGARAAVFRDVAPWTIVGGNPARFIKNRSLHD, from the coding sequence ATGAATACTCAGCAAGTGGACCTCTCCAAATACCAAAATAAACTGGGACTGAAAAACAAAATGCAGCGGCTGCTCTGGCGCTGTGCCTGCCTGTTTTTCTTCCGGCCTTTCTTTCCCGGCATCCTGATGCCGTGGCGCCGCCTGGTTTTACGCTTTTTCGGCGCAAAAATGGGAAAAGGGGCGGTAGTCCATGCATCCGTGCGCATCTGGGCTCCCTGGAATCTAGAAATGGGGGAATTCAGCTGTCTGGCCGGAGACGTCGACTGCTACAACGTCGACAAGGTCGTGGTCGGCTCCCATACCACCGTCTCTCAAAAATCCTACATCTGCACGGCTTCCCACGACGTTACCCACCCCCGGCACCCTCTTGTCACGGCGCCCGTTTTCATTGAAGACCAGGCATGGATTGCCGCAGACGCCTTTGTCGGCATGGGAGTCCGCATCGGACAGGGAGCTGTCGTCGGCGCCAGGGCTGCCGTTTTCCGCGACGTCGCCCCGTGGACAATCGTGGGCGGCAACCCGGCCCGCTTCATAAAAAATCGTTCTCTCCATGATTGA
- a CDS encoding glycosyltransferase family 2 protein: MFQSQPPECPCISIIIPVYNAGPYLGECLDSLLSQTFQDWEAICIDDGSSDESPALLDKCAAMDPRFKVVHQQNGGVSNARNRGLEHIRAPYLLLVDSDDWLEADALEQLYGSIRENGGDLVIFGHYFHEFHRPEPRTCLPWFSPSGPEKRKEPLGFRSMTRITSYACDKLFRSSIIREQGMRFQEGVGIGEDLKFILEYLGYSQTILFINRPFYHYRYGAGITGSHQTIWKRMTPQGLLQSLDALTPLCASLPLSFSAAARRQGMSALLYWNLRHRKYMRSIINCMPRKERRAILSRSRLPWWPLLLKSSPVHTSSVLLRHYAVQPVRAFLVRAKAAACRLARRAPASIHE; encoded by the coding sequence ATGTTTCAGTCCCAGCCGCCGGAATGCCCCTGCATCAGCATCATCATTCCCGTTTATAATGCAGGCCCCTATCTTGGGGAATGCCTGGATTCCCTCCTGTCCCAGACCTTCCAGGACTGGGAGGCCATCTGCATTGACGACGGCTCTTCCGACGAAAGTCCGGCACTGCTGGACAAATGCGCGGCCATGGACCCCAGATTCAAGGTCGTCCACCAGCAAAACGGAGGCGTCTCCAACGCCAGGAACCGGGGACTGGAACATATCCGCGCGCCTTACCTTCTTCTGGTGGATTCAGACGACTGGCTGGAAGCGGACGCTCTGGAACAGTTATACGGCTCCATCCGGGAAAATGGAGGAGACCTGGTCATTTTCGGCCACTACTTTCATGAATTCCACCGCCCCGAGCCGCGCACATGCCTGCCGTGGTTTTCCCCGTCTGGACCGGAAAAAAGGAAGGAGCCGCTCGGCTTCCGCTCCATGACCCGCATCACCTCCTACGCATGCGACAAGCTGTTCCGCAGTTCCATCATCCGGGAACAGGGCATGCGCTTCCAGGAAGGGGTCGGTATAGGTGAAGACCTGAAATTCATTCTGGAATATCTGGGATACAGCCAGACCATCCTTTTCATCAACAGGCCCTTTTACCATTACCGGTACGGAGCGGGCATCACCGGCTCCCATCAGACGATCTGGAAAAGAATGACTCCTCAGGGCCTGCTGCAATCCCTGGATGCACTGACACCCCTGTGCGCCTCCCTTCCTCTCAGTTTTTCCGCCGCTGCAAGGCGTCAGGGAATGTCCGCCCTGCTTTACTGGAATCTGCGCCACCGCAAATACATGCGCTCCATCATCAACTGCATGCCGCGGAAGGAGCGCCGCGCCATTCTTTCCCGGTCCCGCCTTCCCTGGTGGCCCCTGCTCCTGAAATCCTCCCCCGTTCACACATCATCCGTCCTCCTGCGCCACTATGCCGTGCAGCCGGTCAGGGCATTCCTGGTCCGAGCAAAGGCGGCCGCCTGCCGTTTGGCGCGCCGTGCCCCAGCCTCCATTCATGAATAA
- a CDS encoding acyltransferase family protein: MWVIWTFISFLPLLNLISPGFYNSQGSHYFVLNSFGGFLGYMVLGTYLKRYQTSVSRSRFLTCCAAVLLFSALLFVLRSFLHILPAGFIYDNLCFISIVYVYTIFTIIQYASRFITRVQPVFTELSKHSFGIYLSHILIIHFITQPLISSLALPPYAAIPLMAVITYLCCYISIKLLTFLPKSKYIVGI, from the coding sequence ATCTGGGTTATTTGGACGTTCATTTCCTTTCTTCCCCTGCTCAACCTCATTTCGCCCGGATTCTACAACTCCCAGGGCAGTCACTATTTTGTTCTCAACAGCTTCGGCGGTTTTCTGGGCTACATGGTATTGGGTACCTATCTGAAGCGCTACCAGACGTCCGTCAGCAGAAGCAGGTTTTTGACATGCTGTGCAGCCGTCCTTTTATTCAGCGCCCTTCTCTTCGTGCTCAGGTCTTTCTTGCACATTCTTCCGGCCGGTTTCATTTACGACAACCTCTGCTTCATCTCCATTGTGTACGTTTACACCATATTCACCATCATCCAGTACGCTTCCAGGTTCATCACCCGCGTTCAGCCCGTGTTTACGGAACTGTCCAAACATTCCTTCGGCATTTATCTTTCCCACATCCTCATTATCCATTTCATTACCCAGCCGCTAATATCCTCCCTGGCGCTTCCGCCTTATGCAGCCATCCCGCTGATGGCCGTCATTACCTATCTTTGCTGCTACATTTCCATCAAACTGTTGACTTTCCTTCCGAAAAGCAAGTACATCGTAGGCATATGA